The following are encoded in a window of Chitinophagaceae bacterium genomic DNA:
- a CDS encoding RagB/SusD family nutrient uptake outer membrane protein codes for MKAYNKQIAGLLIAFSVIALFGGCKKFLDRQPLSITQDDINVGALEGKALGLYGAIRNSAAQPYCGDGFENIPWVAMNGFRSDDAELVADPGASAWHQTYDNFQYTKDDWGAGLYWDKHFVFIGLCNDALDEAIKGNYTDPGSIINIAEARFFRAYAYFDLVRTYGSVPKIDFKINTPTDGNVAKSDTAVIYSMIHADLTFAEQNLPTVWGPKFSGRLTSWSAKALHAKALMQQRRYAEALPICSDIINNGPYQLYTPYWKIFKREGELCSESIFEIQASKTAGDGNTYWSRLGQCQGVRGSGTWDLGWGWNTPSPSLVGAYEAGDVRKDATILYSNQSDGGTNTGGYGLVVPNLTNALYWNKKVYNQYSDYLAAGQGTPNNEAQNTWVNHRVLRLADILLLGAEAANETGAGNPDAVTWVNRIRNRAGLGNIAYVSQAQMRTVIKQERRVEFGMEYERFFDLVRYGDAVNVLGGNGYQHKHRYYPIPSSALNANPNLVQNPEWP; via the coding sequence ATGAAAGCATATAATAAACAAATTGCCGGGTTACTGATCGCATTCTCGGTTATCGCTCTTTTCGGGGGTTGTAAGAAATTCCTCGACAGGCAGCCATTAAGCATAACCCAGGACGACATTAATGTAGGCGCCCTGGAAGGTAAGGCCCTGGGTCTTTATGGCGCCATCCGTAACTCCGCTGCACAACCCTATTGCGGCGATGGATTTGAGAACATTCCCTGGGTAGCCATGAATGGTTTCCGCTCTGATGATGCGGAACTGGTAGCTGACCCCGGCGCATCCGCCTGGCACCAGACCTACGATAACTTCCAGTACACCAAGGATGACTGGGGTGCCGGGTTGTATTGGGACAAGCACTTTGTATTCATCGGGCTTTGCAACGACGCCCTGGATGAAGCGATCAAGGGTAATTATACCGACCCGGGATCCATCATCAATATTGCCGAAGCAAGGTTCTTCAGGGCCTATGCTTATTTTGACCTGGTAAGGACTTACGGATCGGTTCCAAAGATCGACTTTAAGATAAACACGCCTACAGATGGCAATGTTGCAAAGTCGGACACAGCGGTCATCTACAGCATGATTCATGCAGACCTTACCTTTGCAGAGCAGAACCTGCCAACGGTATGGGGCCCTAAATTTTCAGGCAGGCTTACTTCATGGTCAGCCAAGGCCCTGCATGCAAAGGCGCTTATGCAACAACGCAGGTATGCAGAAGCCCTGCCGATCTGCAGTGATATCATCAATAACGGCCCATACCAGTTATATACTCCTTACTGGAAAATATTTAAAAGAGAAGGTGAATTATGCAGCGAATCGATCTTTGAGATCCAGGCTTCAAAAACTGCCGGTGATGGTAATACCTACTGGAGCAGGCTTGGACAATGCCAGGGTGTAAGGGGATCAGGCACATGGGATCTTGGCTGGGGATGGAATACACCTTCACCAAGCCTGGTGGGTGCTTATGAAGCCGGTGACGTACGGAAAGATGCTACCATTCTTTATTCAAACCAGTCCGACGGCGGAACCAATACAGGCGGATACGGCCTGGTGGTCCCCAATCTTACCAATGCGCTTTACTGGAATAAAAAAGTTTATAACCAATACAGCGATTACCTGGCAGCCGGCCAGGGTACGCCAAACAACGAAGCACAGAACACATGGGTTAATCACCGGGTGTTGCGTTTGGCAGATATACTGCTGTTGGGTGCAGAAGCTGCCAATGAAACCGGCGCCGGTAACCCGGATGCGGTTACCTGGGTTAACAGGATCCGGAACAGGGCAGGCCTGGGCAATATTGCGTATGTAAGCCAGGCACAGATGAGAACTGTCATTAAGCAGGAGAGAAGGGTGGAATTCGGTATGGAGTATGAACGGTTCTTTGACCTGGTCAGGTATGGTGATGCCGTTAACGTACTGGGGGGCAACGGGTACCAGCACAAGCACCGGTATTACCCGATACCCAGTTCCGCTTTAAATGCAAATCCTAATCTGGTACAGAATCCTGAATGGCCATAA
- a CDS encoding glucosylceramidase produces MWLIPVFLLFVFGDCSKGGGSNNPAPVPVTPTNDMDMWLTKSDQSVLLQKQAVTLSFVAQPTAGFPVIDVDSATSYQAIDGFGYTLTGGSAYHINHMDANSRSALLNELFGSGTNSAGISYLRVSIGASDLSASVFSYDDMPAGQTDPTLANFNLSLDTVDLIPVLKQILTINPGIKIMGSPWSPPVWMKDNGSSIGGSLLPQYYGVYAKYFVKYIQAMQAKGIRIDAVTIQNEPQHGGNNPSMVMSSTQQAEFVKNNLGPEFQSAGIAAKIIIWDHNCDNPNYPISILNDAAAKQYIDGSAFHLYAGDISALSTVKTAHPDKNLYFTEQWTGANGTFEGDFKWHVKNVVIGSMRNWSKVALEWNLASDATYGPHTPGGCTECKGALTINGTLVVRNVGYYIIAQASKFVPAGSVRIASGLSVNLPNVAFRTPSGKKVLIVLNESSSAQGFNISYKGKYVFTSLAAGAAATYTW; encoded by the coding sequence ATGTGGCTGATACCTGTATTCTTGCTTTTTGTATTTGGAGACTGTTCTAAAGGGGGAGGCAGCAATAACCCGGCCCCGGTTCCTGTAACACCCACCAACGATATGGATATGTGGCTGACAAAATCAGACCAGTCTGTACTGTTGCAGAAGCAGGCAGTAACGCTTTCATTTGTTGCTCAGCCAACGGCTGGTTTCCCGGTCATTGATGTGGATTCTGCAACTTCTTACCAGGCCATTGATGGGTTTGGTTATACATTGACCGGTGGAAGTGCCTACCACATCAATCACATGGATGCCAACTCCCGTTCAGCATTATTGAATGAACTGTTTGGTTCCGGTACCAATTCGGCCGGGATAAGCTATTTGCGGGTCAGCATTGGTGCATCCGATCTCAGTGCATCCGTTTTCAGTTATGATGATATGCCCGCCGGTCAAACCGACCCCACCCTGGCCAATTTTAATCTTTCACTTGATACGGTTGATCTTATTCCTGTACTGAAACAGATACTGACGATAAATCCTGGTATTAAGATCATGGGATCACCCTGGAGCCCGCCGGTGTGGATGAAGGACAATGGCAGTTCCATAGGCGGCAGCCTGTTGCCACAGTATTACGGTGTTTATGCAAAATATTTTGTGAAGTATATACAGGCCATGCAGGCAAAAGGGATACGGATCGATGCAGTCACCATACAGAATGAACCTCAGCATGGAGGCAACAATCCCAGTATGGTCATGTCATCCACCCAACAGGCAGAGTTTGTGAAGAATAACCTGGGGCCGGAATTCCAGTCTGCAGGCATTGCCGCAAAGATCATTATCTGGGACCATAACTGCGATAACCCGAACTACCCCATTTCCATTTTAAACGATGCGGCGGCAAAGCAATATATTGATGGTTCTGCTTTTCATTTGTATGCGGGAGACATCAGCGCTTTGTCAACCGTTAAAACTGCACATCCCGACAAGAACCTTTATTTCACCGAACAATGGACAGGCGCCAACGGAACCTTTGAAGGCGATTTTAAGTGGCATGTAAAAAATGTGGTCATTGGCTCCATGCGCAACTGGAGTAAAGTGGCCCTGGAATGGAACCTGGCCAGCGATGCCACCTACGGGCCCCATACCCCGGGTGGATGTACAGAATGTAAAGGAGCTTTGACCATCAACGGCACGCTGGTGGTAAGAAATGTGGGCTATTATATCATTGCACAGGCAAGCAAATTTGTTCCGGCTGGTTCGGTACGTATAGCCAGCGGGTTATCCGTTAACCTGCCTAATGTTGCTTTCAGAACGCCTTCTGGAAAAAAAGTACTGATCGTACTGAATGAAAGTTCATCCGCCCAGGGTTTCAATATCAGTTATAAAGGAAAATATGTTTTCACGTCCCTGGCTGCAGGTGCTGCGGCCACCTATACATGGTAA
- a CDS encoding vanadium-dependent haloperoxidase, translating to MKRNITAIFLSALFFLPGCREKEYKNDFNDPLLFSRTVKELNNVVMQNNFPPIIASRNYAYACIAAYETIVLGDDRFQSLAGQIKHLPPLPHQDTVGVNFQYAALLAFCKVGQAVTFPEGSMKEYVSRLDSMAEGSGMPAAVQKSSRLLADSVAAHILRWSKKDNYAQTRTAEKYNVTDEAGRWVPTPPAYAQALEPHWREIRTMVMDSASQFMPPRPPAFDMKNKESKFYKEVMAVKNAGDSLTDEQKHIAEFWDDLGTRMNVKGHVEFVTKKFSPPGHWMNIVGIAAQKAGADFSTTVCAYAKTGIAIFDAFIQCWDEKFRSNVIRPETAINKYMDDEWRPYLQTPPFPEYTCGHSTVSSSAAEALTNMFGDHFNYTDTSELEFGIKNRSFTSFRQAAVENNWARFYGGIHYHNSCLVSTEYGRKVAELINERLKMKK from the coding sequence ATGAAACGGAATATCACAGCCATATTTTTGTCTGCACTTTTCTTTCTGCCGGGCTGCAGGGAGAAGGAGTATAAAAATGATTTCAACGACCCGTTGCTTTTTTCCAGGACCGTCAAGGAACTGAACAACGTGGTGATGCAGAATAATTTTCCACCCATTATTGCCAGCCGTAATTATGCCTATGCCTGCATAGCCGCTTATGAAACAATTGTATTGGGCGATGATCGTTTTCAATCACTGGCCGGGCAGATAAAACATTTGCCCCCGCTTCCGCACCAGGATACGGTTGGGGTAAATTTCCAATACGCCGCACTGCTGGCTTTTTGTAAAGTGGGACAGGCCGTTACATTTCCGGAGGGCAGTATGAAGGAATATGTAAGCAGGCTGGATTCCATGGCTGAAGGATCCGGTATGCCGGCTGCGGTGCAAAAGTCAAGCAGGCTGCTGGCCGATTCTGTTGCAGCTCATATCCTCCGCTGGAGCAAGAAAGATAATTATGCCCAAACCCGTACTGCCGAAAAATACAATGTTACAGATGAAGCGGGAAGGTGGGTGCCAACCCCGCCGGCTTATGCACAGGCCCTGGAGCCTCACTGGAGGGAGATCCGGACCATGGTGATGGACAGCGCCAGCCAGTTCATGCCACCCCGGCCACCGGCTTTTGATATGAAGAATAAGGAAAGTAAATTCTATAAAGAAGTGATGGCAGTTAAGAATGCAGGCGACAGCTTAACGGATGAACAAAAACACATTGCCGAATTCTGGGATGACCTGGGTACACGGATGAATGTGAAAGGGCATGTGGAGTTTGTAACTAAAAAATTCTCCCCACCCGGCCACTGGATGAACATTGTGGGCATCGCAGCACAGAAAGCAGGCGCCGACTTTTCAACCACCGTTTGTGCGTATGCCAAAACCGGCATTGCCATATTCGATGCATTCATTCAGTGCTGGGATGAGAAATTCCGGAGCAATGTGATACGTCCGGAAACAGCCATCAATAAATACATGGACGATGAATGGCGGCCATACCTGCAAACACCTCCCTTCCCGGAATATACCTGCGGGCACAGCACCGTATCTTCTTCGGCTGCAGAGGCGCTGACCAATATGTTCGGCGATCATTTCAATTACACAGATACTTCCGAACTGGAGTTTGGAATAAAGAACCGTTCATTCACTTCCTTCCGGCAGGCGGCGGTTGAAAATAACTGGGCCCGGTTCTATGGGGGGATCCATTACCATAACTCCTGCCTGGTGAGTACCGAGTACGGCAGGAAAGTGGCGGAACTCATCAATGAGCGCTTAAAAATGAAGAAATAA
- a CDS encoding LamG domain-containing protein has protein sequence MQKKIQGYLTAIALMLIAAGCQKMERPELGNLIQDSNPPNSPLRFYAAMDGTGADQLRNAVDSIKANFPSSNSMTSVDGISGKAMKGADGKSIVFPSANDIAKATSFSIALWMKNNAAVGRTEFVFSLVDDKYGWHHSAIFLLVENQTPTQTTMKLGLMDQWLEGTFSKPLFDGNWHHIIYSYDQTTSKMTYYFDGAAVTGMTATQTDVKNGGSPRGPVDLTSAKKLILGGWNKHGGAQGPTDDWIKTYTGAVDQFRLYNKALSATEAQALFANKQ, from the coding sequence ATGCAAAAGAAAATCCAAGGTTACCTGACAGCAATTGCACTGATGTTGATTGCTGCCGGTTGTCAAAAGATGGAACGGCCGGAACTCGGCAATTTGATCCAGGACTCGAACCCTCCCAACAGCCCGTTGCGTTTTTATGCTGCCATGGACGGAACCGGCGCCGATCAGCTCAGGAATGCAGTGGACAGCATCAAAGCCAATTTCCCTTCTTCCAACAGTATGACCTCTGTTGACGGGATCAGTGGAAAAGCGATGAAAGGGGCCGATGGCAAATCCATTGTTTTTCCTTCAGCCAACGATATTGCTAAAGCCACCAGCTTCAGCATTGCATTATGGATGAAGAACAACGCAGCGGTTGGACGTACCGAATTTGTATTCTCACTGGTAGATGATAAATACGGCTGGCATCACAGCGCCATCTTCCTGCTGGTGGAGAACCAAACACCAACCCAGACAACCATGAAACTGGGATTGATGGACCAGTGGCTGGAAGGTACATTCAGCAAGCCGCTGTTCGATGGCAACTGGCATCACATCATTTATTCGTATGACCAGACAACATCAAAGATGACCTATTATTTTGATGGTGCGGCGGTTACCGGTATGACAGCAACGCAAACCGATGTTAAGAATGGCGGCAGCCCAAGGGGCCCTGTTGATCTTACTTCTGCTAAAAAACTGATACTGGGTGGCTGGAATAAGCACGGGGGAGCCCAGGGTCCTACGGATGACTGGATCAAGACCTATACAGGCGCAGTAGACCAGTTCAGGTTATACAACAAAGCGTTATCAGCCACGGAGGCACAGGCACTATTTGCAAACAAACAATAA
- a CDS encoding VCBS repeat-containing protein, producing the protein MQVRRSISLCFVLAVFAAALFSSCTKKKETMFESLSASETNIGFVNKLENKDMFNILYYLYYYNGGGVATGDINNDGLPDIYFTANSKGNNKLYLNKGNFIFEDITAQAGVAGSADWCSGVTMADVNGDGFLDIYVMASSQHHGLNGHNELFINNKNNSFTESSEKYGLNFSGFGTQAAFFDYDHDGDLDCYLLNHSQKPNSNIRDTSNRRKPDAFSGDRLYRNDLDSTGKFTDVSAQAGIFQSNLGYGLGIATGDFNNDGWDDIYVGNDFHENDYYYINNGNGTFTESGAARFRHYSRFSMGNDAADYNNDGQLDIVTVDMLPPDEKVLKTYGSDENPDTYKYKLMGHGYQNQYSKNALQRNNGNGTSFSETALQSGVAATDWSWAPLFADFDNDGNKDLFISSGIVKRPVDLDYVRFVSDLVMKMDIDKTNEFDNQAIENMPDGSSHPYFYKGDGKMNFTDMSESWGTAGMKGYFNGASYADLDNDGNLDVVINCLNAASVILKNKLPKKNTLDIVFNGNDKNRNGIGAKAWVFTGGRMQYQQLMTTRGFQSSCDAKLHFGLDSLRNIDSILIVWPNQKFQIMKTVPVAGRITVNQAEAGGQFDHNKFFPPSKQLFDDMSSQVACSWVHRENDFLDFNKQYLTPHKQSTRGPKLAVADVNKDGLDDLFVCGASGQPGQLMIQTAAGKFTSSDTSLFSRAKQCEEVDALFFDANNDGYPDLYVVSGGNQLDDGNTDLADHLYLNDGKGHFATAASAIPVILKNKSCVSASDIDKDGDMDLFVGGLADAKRFGIPQSSYVLLNDGKGNFRQADASVIKLDNIGIVTGSSFADLNNDGWNDLVVAGEWMAVKLFMNRNGKFTAADIPSSTGLWQTVYTTDVNGDGFMDILAGNWGHNSKLYAGKNGPLKLYVKDFDGNGSVEQVMAYTINNKEYTFLAKDELERPLPVLKKAYLTYSEVAGKTVDYMFYDLFKDYLELKAETLGSCCFINDGKGNFMKKDLPDEVQLAPVFSFCPLPANDKGAYLAAGNFYGVVPYEGRYDALLPSVFSFSKPANGFQSRGNIQMAEGEVRDAKWIRYAAGKQVLVIAQNNKELVFLKPAE; encoded by the coding sequence ATGCAAGTCAGAAGATCAATATCACTTTGTTTTGTCCTGGCAGTTTTTGCTGCTGCACTTTTTTCTTCCTGTACGAAGAAAAAAGAGACCATGTTCGAAAGTCTTTCTGCGTCTGAAACCAATATCGGGTTCGTAAATAAACTGGAGAATAAGGATATGTTCAATATCCTTTACTACCTGTATTATTACAATGGCGGGGGCGTTGCCACCGGCGACATAAATAATGACGGCCTTCCGGATATTTATTTTACCGCAAACAGCAAAGGCAACAATAAGCTTTACCTCAACAAAGGGAATTTTATTTTTGAAGACATTACTGCACAGGCAGGCGTAGCCGGCTCTGCCGACTGGTGTTCCGGTGTAACCATGGCCGATGTGAACGGGGATGGCTTCCTGGATATTTATGTCATGGCCAGCAGCCAGCATCACGGACTGAACGGCCACAACGAACTTTTTATCAATAATAAGAACAACAGCTTTACAGAGAGCTCCGAAAAATACGGACTGAACTTCTCCGGCTTTGGCACGCAGGCCGCTTTCTTTGATTACGATCATGACGGCGACCTGGATTGTTACCTGCTCAACCATTCTCAAAAACCCAATTCAAACATCCGCGATACCAGCAACCGCCGCAAGCCGGATGCTTTCTCCGGCGACCGGCTTTACCGCAATGACCTGGACTCAACCGGGAAGTTCACCGATGTATCTGCGCAGGCAGGCATCTTTCAAAGTAACCTGGGTTATGGCCTCGGCATTGCCACCGGCGATTTCAATAACGATGGCTGGGATGATATTTATGTGGGGAATGATTTTCATGAGAACGATTATTACTACATCAATAACGGCAACGGAACATTTACCGAATCGGGCGCTGCCCGTTTCAGGCATTACAGCCGCTTCAGCATGGGGAATGATGCAGCGGACTATAACAACGACGGGCAACTTGATATTGTGACCGTTGACATGCTGCCACCCGACGAGAAAGTTTTGAAGACATACGGCAGCGATGAGAACCCCGATACCTACAAATATAAACTGATGGGGCATGGGTACCAGAACCAGTATTCGAAAAATGCCCTGCAGCGGAATAATGGCAACGGAACCAGTTTCAGCGAGACGGCATTGCAAAGCGGCGTGGCCGCCACCGACTGGAGCTGGGCGCCGCTGTTTGCCGATTTTGATAACGACGGGAATAAAGACCTTTTTATTTCCAGCGGCATCGTAAAAAGGCCGGTAGACCTGGATTATGTACGCTTCGTATCAGACCTGGTGATGAAAATGGATATTGACAAGACCAATGAGTTCGACAACCAGGCCATTGAGAACATGCCGGATGGAAGTTCGCATCCCTATTTTTATAAGGGCGATGGAAAGATGAATTTCACGGATATGAGCGAAAGCTGGGGTACCGCCGGAATGAAGGGTTACTTCAACGGCGCTTCCTATGCCGATCTTGATAATGACGGGAACCTGGATGTTGTCATCAACTGCCTGAATGCAGCATCCGTGATTCTGAAAAATAAATTGCCTAAGAAAAATACACTGGATATTGTATTCAACGGGAACGATAAGAACAGGAACGGTATAGGAGCAAAGGCCTGGGTATTTACCGGGGGCAGGATGCAATACCAGCAATTGATGACCACCCGGGGCTTCCAGTCTTCCTGCGATGCCAAACTGCATTTTGGACTGGACAGCCTGCGGAATATAGACAGCATACTCATTGTATGGCCCAACCAGAAATTCCAGATAATGAAAACGGTTCCTGTAGCAGGCAGGATAACCGTGAACCAGGCCGAAGCGGGCGGGCAGTTCGATCACAATAAATTCTTCCCGCCATCAAAGCAACTGTTTGACGATATGAGCAGCCAGGTTGCATGCAGCTGGGTGCACCGGGAAAATGATTTTCTTGATTTCAATAAACAATACCTCACCCCACACAAACAATCCACCCGTGGACCAAAACTGGCCGTGGCAGATGTGAACAAAGACGGGCTGGATGATCTCTTCGTTTGTGGTGCATCCGGACAACCAGGCCAGTTGATGATACAGACTGCTGCCGGTAAATTCACTTCCTCCGATACTTCCCTATTCAGCAGGGCAAAGCAATGCGAAGAAGTGGATGCGCTGTTCTTTGATGCCAATAATGACGGCTACCCGGACCTGTATGTGGTGAGTGGCGGAAACCAGCTGGACGATGGCAATACCGACCTGGCCGATCACCTTTACCTCAATGACGGGAAGGGGCATTTTGCAACGGCAGCATCCGCCATACCGGTCATACTCAAAAATAAATCATGCGTGAGCGCTTCGGATATTGACAAAGACGGGGATATGGACCTGTTTGTGGGCGGCCTGGCAGATGCAAAACGTTTCGGTATCCCGCAATCATCCTATGTATTGCTGAATGATGGCAAAGGAAATTTCAGGCAGGCAGATGCATCGGTCATTAAACTTGACAATATCGGCATCGTGACCGGTTCTTCATTTGCCGATCTGAATAACGACGGGTGGAATGACCTGGTTGTTGCCGGTGAATGGATGGCGGTGAAGCTGTTCATGAACAGGAACGGGAAATTCACCGCTGCCGATATTCCTTCCTCTACCGGTTTGTGGCAAACGGTGTATACGACCGATGTGAACGGCGACGGGTTCATGGACATACTTGCCGGCAACTGGGGGCACAACAGCAAACTGTATGCAGGCAAGAACGGGCCGCTGAAATTATATGTGAAGGATTTCGATGGCAATGGATCGGTAGAGCAGGTGATGGCGTATACCATCAATAACAAGGAATATACATTCCTGGCAAAGGACGAACTGGAACGGCCGCTGCCGGTGCTGAAGAAAGCATACCTCACGTACAGTGAAGTGGCCGGTAAAACCGTGGACTATATGTTTTACGACCTGTTCAAGGATTACCTGGAACTGAAGGCGGAAACACTGGGCTCCTGTTGTTTTATCAATGACGGGAAGGGGAATTTCATGAAGAAAGACCTGCCGGATGAAGTACAGCTGGCGCCTGTCTTCTCTTTCTGTCCGTTACCGGCAAATGATAAAGGCGCTTACCTGGCTGCAGGAAATTTTTACGGAGTGGTTCCTTACGAAGGCAGGTATGATGCCTTGTTGCCTTCGGTGTTTTCATTCAGCAAACCGGCAAACGGTTTTCAATCCAGGGGTAATATACAAATGGCGGAAGGTGAAGTGCGGGATGCAAAGTGGATCAGGTATGCCGCTGGAAAACAGGTATTGGTGATTGCGCAAAATAATAAAGAACTGGTTTTTTTAAAACCGGCAGAATGA